The sequence below is a genomic window from Chelmon rostratus isolate fCheRos1 chromosome 24, fCheRos1.pri, whole genome shotgun sequence.
GAGCACTGTGTCTGCGGTAATGCAGTCAAAAATATGTTCTTGTTGCACACTGTAGCTGTAAGTACAGACTGATTTGAAATGAAGGCACTTCTTTAGgtaacaatgacaaaaacaaaaggctgacaCAAACAAGAAGTCAGTCTGAGAGACTGAAGTATTTACCCACCTCTGCAGTTTGATTATTAATCTGATCTAAAATAAACTGATATActaacaaagaaacaacacattttactACTCTTACACTGACACAGAACATTGACACAGAAGCATAAAAGAAGCCTATTTTCCCTGTTTCCCAAAAGTGTCTCAGAGCATGGTGCAGTCCATTTTACAAACCTTCTTAAGCTTAGAAGTACTGTGAGTGAGTGGTTGCTTGCATGCCTGCTGCCAGACAAAATTTTTGTTCTGTATCTTGAATGGGCAATGGCAGGGTGCAACACCACCTAACAGCATGTACAACACAGGCTGCTATCCTATTGTCAGCTATGGAGAGCAGGTTGCAGGTTAAAATGAAAAGGTTTACAGTACAATATGATTAATATTGCAAGTTTTGCAAAATCCAACATGCTGTTCATAGTTCATAAATTTGCACTAATGACACAAGGCGAATATGTAATTCACTTTATGCCTGAACACACCTTCAGAGCTTCTTTAGACACCTGCAAGAGGAATACCAGCCTACAGTTCGGTTgatgttttaataattttttgttcattaattGAATTTTTAAGTCTGatgtaaaatgtacatttgtgcATAGATTAGAGAAAAGGCCTAACgtaacataaacacacaataaactTGCTATCAAATTATTAATTTGCACCAGCCTGGCGGTCTACTGTATATTTGACAGTTTCTGTCACCATCGTCCTCCTGAATGATCACAGTGGTAGGTGAACAGCACTGTGATGGACAGTAGTTAAGGGtactattttttgttttctttttagcaGCATCAAAGAAGAGGATCTTTGGCTATGTGTTTTTTCTAGATTCTGCATGTCGACTGCAGGCAAGGatttgtcttctctttttgaCAGACAATTTCCATTTTCTTACGTGGGTTAATTCAGACAAAATGACAGAACACCATGCACAAATTTTGATGTATGTATTTATGAAGTGTAAAAACTGCCACAACCCAATGTCTACTTTCAGCAGCAGTTAAACTTTCATAAACCTCCAGTAACCAGTACTCTACGGCAGACACCAGAAAGCTctgacagctgactgaacaCTAAATTACATTGTGAAACATATTTATCAGATCATTTACGATAGTTCTTTAGTGATTTACAGATTTATGGCAAGTTACTCTTCAGTGCCACAACAgcttatgtttgtgtttatgttttgtttgatcTTAAGTGCTGCTttggaaaaatactttttaactagaaaattccctctgggaaattttgaaagggacacggggggctactgccgggggaaccatctctgtcaacatagacatagatcatctttcactgagcaatgattgaggagctgtaatcacattaagtcttctgtgtgtgtgtgtatctctgtaatcaagttaactgtatgtgcttgcatgtgtgtgcgtgtgtgtgtgtttgagctgacaaaattatctacgttttaaagtttgaatgaagtctctaggagaaagtatggcgaagcagcggacaattgaaaaaggctgaaatttgaggaaacagcagataattacctctctacctctcccacttttttcccccattttcaaccctctcagtgccagtgtttctgtggctttctccttgtctcgctctgttgatcacctcagctgtctgtgtctgcttctctctctgcttcatgtctctgttaacatgaattaatgaactgaatcaataaacatgaatggagctaatgctaacggagctaacagagctaaccctaacggagctaacaggggttttcattatgcatttgtctgtgtgtgtgtttatgtatccgtcgttgtgtgtgactctgtatgtctgtgtcttcgtctgtgtgtgtgtgtctgcttgaactacacaagcagcccaaccagctcctacatggagatgtgtctggtatatgtgtgtctgaatgtgtacgtgtgtgtgtgtgtaacttctgccccacctgctgataattacctctctacctctcccactttttacctaTTCAGTTttgatgtgcttgtttttaatcactttttagctgttggttagccctgtttgtgtgtgcatttgtgtgactactgtctcaacctttttggcaaagcgctttctgaagctgagtttaactgcttgttggacggagattgttttcaaacaatgcccttgttttgactgagctcgttaagataatcattctcagtctggttgtcctgcagatgtgtgtgcgtgggttattggctggtatgtgtgtaaatgacagtagCACCTGTTCAgctcttcccttgaaaagctactttttcgctgtcggtttcttccgaacaacttgcgattgtgacaaaaccgtagctgctatcaaaaaaacgattacactgtgagatgcagacaagtctgggccagatgtacgtgtgttttatgtccagatattcattagaaaaatgactaaatggtcgatttaaaaagacactgtctggcaggctgcgactcagagaacaggagtttgtattgtatgcagtgagatttgggttcggcgaacctcctgaactaaatcctctggtgagagaaccgtacctcctatcagagtgtactatagatcattGGACTCCggagaccttcctgagtccgaatatcatctcgttttattcctgagacaacaacttttctttttacggcgatctaaagacaggaggcatttctgcttttctcacaaaacagctctgaatttttacattggagtcaatggagagctggagggaggtggctgcacaaaaagcctcactatttaaattcagtaagtctctctgctttttcgaggacatcacatgaaagaggacaagtttgtctacaaaaagctgtaggagccagtgactcgggatGTTGCCTCGTGTCCCTAATTACCATTTTGAAACAGGGCCCTGGCCAGCCAGTATATTTTAAACTGAGTGATGTAACATAATAGTTTCTAGTTTCCACTACATGTAGCTGTCTCAgaaatttttttaaatttgattcactttattgatcccaaactgggaaattattctctgcatttcacccatcactgattcactgaaacacacataacatgcagtgagacaaacaggagcagtgggctgctgcatcaggcgcccggggagcatattggggggttaagtgccttgctcaagggcacatcagccggctaatggagggggggagtggatactccaccacaccagtccggtgggggaatcgaaccagcggccctccggtcacaagcgcttctccaacctctatGCCACGGCTGGACAGTTGTAATTACCTAATTACTTTCGAATTTGTAATGAAttcagttcaaagttcaaaaTTAGTACTGGTTGCTCCTGTGCTGTCATCTGAAAGACTTGTATAGGATTTTGTTTAAGTtgcatatattttatataataaaCCCTGTAACcccaaatttcattttttctccatCAAATTTAGAACAAGGTGGTATAAGATACTGGAtctgtcatttttaaagctAATGGGAACACTTTCAAATGCCATCTGTCATTCTGAACAATAATTACATGAAATAAACGCAGCACAAAAGCAActcatctttaaaaacagctgctccATAGCATTCACAGCCTAGTGGACTCGGCAGTTCCACCTGCGCACCAGCAACATATACATGTAATATATACCTATACATAACACTACATAAAGAAACAGTAGTGTTAGCTTTGCTTGTTGTAATGATAAATTATTTTGCTCTGTACAGTGTCTGGATGATCAGTGAAGATGTAACCTGCATCATGGTAGACGTGGTAGATAGTGTTTTTAACACTCAATGGACACTGTAAAGGGACACTACCTATTATTTGTCATTACTGTGTTATTTCAaccatgaaaacaaattaaagtccaaacattttacattaaatcaTGACAATAATATcatcattttactgctgttgttgttgtactgcTGTTTACTGATGTAATGAACGTCAATCTGTTTGCACACAgtgtagtttttatttatgtctcgTGTCTGTGCAGTGTTACATGAACATACTTTCTTTTCTCTGGCAGccatctgtcttttcctcttcacctgGCTTCTAGCAATGCTTGCAAACTTTCGTGCCACAGTCCTAGGGCGACTGATTGGGATTGAatgtctctctgctccctctacAGGAGGGACAATCTCTATAGCTGTGATGCATTCGTCTCCAGTCTGCTTCGTTACAATCTTTATCTTGGACCACTTAGAAGTGGAGTTGGTCTTGGGCTCAGCAGGACTGCCTGTTGCTGTGGCAACTGGGTTGTGATTTGTTGCAGCCTGTAACAAACCAAAGAGATTTTTTTAGGAACTTTTATAGCCATTGTGACCTGTCATAGGGTTCGCCTACAGTGCATGAAGTTGGTCAAATCCGGAATTAAAGCTCATTAAAAACTTACCACAATAAAAGTGCCAGAATGCCCAGAAAGTCTCTtgtattacagttttttttttttaaattcatccaGTTTTGGATAGCACACGATTACGAAGCCATTCAGCCTCGAGTTACCTGttacaaaaatgtcatttgtttcagaCTGATTAAGattttgtgtgtattcatggAGTTGCTCcctcatggacacacacaaagacatgcgcacacaaacacagaagtgCTTTATTGGATGACATGGCTTAATACTGATTTTGTTTCATCATGCTACATTTTAAGAATTTTAATTacataataaatattttcagCAATATAATCTTGGTTTAtgaaaataaatttaattaaaaaaaataataaaacatggtTTTGAGGTCAATGTGTAATGGGTGGCAAAGGATTGTTGTGAGacaaatgtcaaattatttgATCTGGAAATGTGCATTTAAGTGTTTCGTTTGGACTAGTGCTTTTTGCATGTTACATTAATTGTTGTGCCAAGCTGCCAGTTTTTCAAAGAGAACTGTCTGAACATTGTTGGACTCAGTACAGAGAAATGTTTGTTACCAAttgtaaaaatatgtaaacCCTGTCCAGAGTGATGTTTTTGTATGCTATAGAGGagtttttttcatgtgaagaGCAACTTGCCTGCAGACAAGTATGGCTAGATTACTTTGATACTAAAGAAAACTTCAGATGTGGTATTCTCAGACAAGATCTGAGTCAAAAGGTTCAGACCATTGGCTGGAATATTTTGTATGTGAGGAGTTACACAATGAGCATTTTGTTACACATCTGAGAAAAATGAAGATAATCTGTGAAGCATTTTGACCCCAGATCCTAATGCAATTCATCACTGGATTATTTGAAGATATTTGTCACTGTCTTATACATTTGACTTGAGCACAAAAGCAACAAGAAatacatatgaaaaaaaaaaaaaatcatagaatTGCAGACAGTGTTTTCAGATTGACAAAGGAATTCTGTTTGCTCTCTAGTACGACAAACCTGTTATCCTGTTATTTATGCCTTTGGTTTTCCCAAGATCAAGAAAGTGGTATTATACGTTGTCAGGAATTTTCTTCATTTCTAAGAATGTGCTAGAAATAAATCAAGGAATGGCAAAAAAGAAAGTTGACCAACTTTTGAATACCAACCTCAGATATCACCTTGTTGCTGGTGTTGTCCTTTGGTTCTGTAGGTGGAATAAACGCTGTGGACGAATCGTTGGAGCTCTCTTTTTcctggatagatagatagatagatcgatagatcgatagatcgatagatagatagatagatagaacaATAATGCACGAGCAAGCGTCTGAATAGCAACAGCTACCACACAGTAATGACATGAAGCTGCTGAACAAAGTCTTGTGGGTATACATAAACAGTGATATTAATGGTGTATGAGTACCTGTGTAAGTCCTGGACTGGGCTGTGCTAGTGGCTGTGACTGAACTGGTTTTGTTTCCTCCACTCTACCATTCTTCACAGCCTCCAGTGCAGTGGTAGTTGAGTCCAGACTGAGTTTGGGAGTAGAACGGGGACTGGCCTGAGGACTGGTCTCATTGTTATTGTTCTGCTTTAACAGGTGACTCTTCATCAAGCTGGGCGTTCTGGAAAAAATCATTAGAATggcaattcttttttttcacaaaatatacaccatttaaaaatgttgcacATTGCATAAACCACAAATGGATATCAGTTGTCAATACATTAATTCAGTGTGAAGCATTGTGTTTTTGATTAACTAATGTATCCTGGGTGACACGTATCTGGTGGTGCTTTTAAAAGTATTGACCCACTTGTTAACTATTTTCCCATGATAGTACCAAACTGCAAATGTCGGAAAATACCCAGGTCACTTGTGCATTATAAACATTTATTAGGAGAATGTTGGTTGAACTTGAATCCTGAAAAGGACACACAATTCTGCACTAATCAGGTTAGCATATTTTAGAAAAATAtaagaatattttcattataatTACGTAAGTATTGTGGTTTATCAAGCTATCATTGTTAATATAATATATCACTACTTCAGGCTAGCCTTAATACCTCTGTGGAGGGTGATAGTGTGAACTGACATTGTGTATTTAGTCATGTTTTATACTCTGGAACATATAAAGCATTTAATGACCAACAGAGAAGTACAATATCCTATAAAAATGGTTGAGGAAGCTTCTCTGCATCATATTTTGGAGGCTTCTGGTTGTGAACAACAAGACAAGGCATCATTTAATGATAATGTCAATCACGAGAAACTGAAAGACAATGAAGAGAGATTATACGAAAAATATAAGCTAAAGCAGTTATTTTAGCTGTTGTTTaagatattgtttttttttttatacaataGCAGTATGCTTTCCAAACACAAGTGGCTAAATTAAGAAAAAGTGAgtacattattatttattttttttatttattatttacaattatttttttgtttcccatGCAGGCTTGCCCTTTgtacttttgtcttttctttctttaagtTATTTGTAACATCTATAATGCCATTTATTTGATTCCACTGATGTGCTTACTTTactcccttcttctctttcttctctggtTTGTGTTTGGAGACCCTGCTCCTCGAGGCAAGGGAAATGTGGATGTACAGGATTGTCATAATGATGACAGGAAGATAGAATGCTGCTATAGCCGTCCCAAACGTCACCACAGGGTTAGAAAGGAactgcaaaaagaaagagaaagaaggaaagaagcagTCACCTACAGAAAATGTTGACGTATGCAGTTTATATATACAGTGCAATTTTTACAGTTACCAATTTTTTAGGTATACTTGTACACTTAAATGCAGTCAAATAAAAACCTGATATCAGTCTTACTGTTTTTGTTAATACTTTGTTGTTTAAACTGGTAATCTTTGAGGTTGTAATTAGCTAAAGGTATAATATTTTCTCTCCATTGATACACATGCATTATGGAAGGGCGGGGCATAAGACATAATAACAAAGAGCAATGAAAATTGTAAGAGTCTAAATTTAAATACTTAAACGATAAAATATGTCATTTGTTTTACGATTAGTATATGTGACAAAATAATTGTGGTGTATGGTGTGGTGCATGACATCACACGTCAGCTGTGGGAAACACTACATCAGTGAAACAGAAAGGATCATGGACAAGAGACTGAATGAAGACCAGCAACTTCATTCAGCTTTTCTGTGAACACCATAAAAGGTGTTCACAAAACCACTCACAGCATCTGGGAGAGACTCGATGGACCGTTGCGGCATGTACTGTAAGTTAAGTCTCAATGTACCAATAGGGGTAGCCAAGCTAGCATGACGGCTAGTTAACTAATTTGTTAGCATTCTTACTCTCTGCTAACTACTTTTGGCTGTGCAAGCTGTTATTACAGTGGTATATGattgtatttccattttccagtTCATCTCTTCATTGTTTCTATACTTCTGTGGTAGAAGTAGACAAGCTAGCTTGTAGCAAGACAATCAAAATATAGCTTCCACATAGAAGAAAGAAATACTGCCCCTTCCCCTAGTGTCAGACTTTTCTTGAAACCAAGTCCTGGTTTCCCACTGAATGAGGCCCACTCAGGAGAATCCCTACGACACTGCCATGATGTCATGAAGGATATAACAATCAGCACTCTCCGTCTCACCTTGCCTCTTCGCTGCAATGTGAGTCGCTACTGGAGGTGTACAGTTCCTGatcaaatgtttgtattttatgtaaCGTAGACAACAGTCCTACCACTCAGGTTCAGACTCAGACTTTGTGTTCACCAAATACATTTTGACCCTCAGAAACGTGAGGGTGACGTGAGAGCACTGTGCTCTTTCGACTACATCgactctctgctgttttcaccATTGCCTACGAGGACAGCACAGTTACTGTCTGAACTCGAAGAAACATCGGACGCACTGCATGGAGTCCTACTGCTACATGTACCTCAGTCATTGTAGTCGATGCTTGTGTCCATGTGCTcagcatgttttattgattatgCTCCGCACTGTCCGACTTTGTTATGTCATATGTTAGGTCATGTCACTGTGAAAGCTACCCAGAGCCACAGCTGGCAGACCCTGAGCTGAGTCGTTTTTTGGGTTTCTGTGTCAAAAAGAGGGAGTTATTGTGTCAATTCAGCTCTCTTTTTGCTTCGCTTTGACcacctttctttctctctcttttgctgatccacaaacacacacattcacgtgCCTTTGCaggcattcaaacacacaaacattaaaggtGCATTGCTCCCTGCCATCTTGTCCACATAGGCATTTAAATCATCCATTGTGCTTCTCATATCTGTTTCAAGCCTTGCTGTCTTCAAACTCCAGTGACGATGTCCaccatcttctctctcctccctcgccCCCCAcacgctccctctctctctcacacacacacacaccctttatGCTTGCTGGTGCTTACTTGTATCATAGCCACTTGTGTGTTCTGTAGTTGAAAAAGGATAATAATTGATttgttaattatttattattaattgatttttgattGAAGGACTGCTGATTCTTGATCAGTATTGCATTACATCTaaaacatttgtctgtgttatctgtgtaaatgtgttgtgGTAACAGCTGGTTGTGAGGGTCAGTGCTCAGATTCAACCCTTCACTGTTCACCTGATAAAAGTACAATGGTATTTAATCATTGACCTTTTCAGTGAACAGCCCTTTTTGAGACCAATGCCTATATTTCTCCACCAAACttgctcctttttttaaagctaggcagacagtaaatgtacttatttttaGTTCCTCTTTCCCTGCTGTATCTGCCTAAATGATCACGCAAGTTTTATGTGCTGTACCTGAATATAACACTCTCCAGGTGGCACTGTTCGCTCTCCAACGATGAACTGCCAGAACAAGATGGCAGGAGCCCATAAGATGAACGACATGATCCATGCTGCTGCGATCATCAACCCTGCCATCTTAGTTGTCCTTCTTGTTGGATATGTTAGGGGTTTAGTCACACAGAAATAGCGATCGAAGCTGATGATCAATAAATTCATCACTGAGGCGTTTGAGACAACATAATCCAAAGCTAGCCACAAGTCACAGACCACTGGCCCGAGTGGCCAGTAGCCAACAATTATGTAGACTGTGTACAAATTCATGCTGAAAACACCAATGATCAAGTCAGCACATGctaatgaaaataagaaatagtTATTGACTGTTTGTAGGTGGCGGTTTACTTTGATGGACAGCATGACTAAAATATTTCCTGTGACAGTCACAAAGCTCAGAGATCCTGTCACCAAGGCAATAAAAAACATCTCCAGAGCTTTATATGGACTTGCTGTCCCCACTCCATTTTCCCCAGGAGAGCAGGATGTTGAGTCATTGGTGGACATGTTGCATGAGGTGTTGGAGAACATGTCAGCTGTTTGGTTGACCGATGACcctgaaggaagaaagaaagaggtaATAAGACAAAACCAAATGTTGGGTGAACTATGTCAGCAATCATCACCGTCACAGTGGCCGATGTCCTACAATGGTTCTTGACTTCTTCTCGggtagaaaaaaagaagtttaaaTAATAGGCTGATGACAACAGCATTTTGATTAGCAAGAAATTGACATATAAAATGAAGGTGTCTAATCTTGTGAGCTGGTGGTGATCATAACCTTGCATTTACATTAGGAAAACTAAAGTGATGATGTTAGACTTTGGGAAAATGGAGGGTGGAAAACTACTTGAAATTCCCAGCAAACTAGTTGGAATGCGTAACGTGTACATTTCTTTGCACTTTAATCTCTGCTAACCTCAAGTGGTAGAGCAGTTTTTACAAAATGGCTCAATAGTTCTAAGAAGCTCAAAAATCTGAGCTTCTGAGCTGAGTTTGAAAATCAGCATTAATTGTGGAAAATTTGCAAACTTTTTTAGTAACATGATTACTGCTCAAAGCATGAAGCATAACCTGTGGGCTAATTCAGGTAGTTAACATATATTGAACGCACCC
It includes:
- the chrm4a gene encoding muscarinic acetylcholine receptor M4, which encodes MFSNTSCNMSTNDSTSCSPGENGVGTASPYKALEMFFIALVTGSLSFVTVTGNILVMLSIKVNRHLQTVNNYFLFSLACADLIIGVFSMNLYTVYIIVGYWPLGPVVCDLWLALDYVVSNASVMNLLIISFDRYFCVTKPLTYPTRRTTKMAGLMIAAAWIMSFILWAPAILFWQFIVGERTVPPGECYIQFLSNPVVTFGTAIAAFYLPVIIMTILYIHISLASRSRVSKHKPEKKEKKGVKTPSLMKSHLLKQNNNNETSPQASPRSTPKLSLDSTTTALEAVKNGRVEETKPVQSQPLAQPSPGLTQEKESSNDSSTAFIPPTEPKDNTSNKVISEAATNHNPVATATGSPAEPKTNSTSKWSKIKIVTKQTGDECITAIEIVPPVEGAERHSIPISRPRTVARKFASIARSQVKRKRQMAAREKKVTKTIFAILLAFIFTWTPYNVMVLISTFCQSCVPDTVWAIGYWLCYVNSTINPACYALCNATFKKTFKNLLLCQYKNIGTR